Genomic segment of Corticium candelabrum chromosome 16, ooCorCand1.1, whole genome shotgun sequence:
TAGTATTGTGTATGCAATATCTTTTTGGCTACCATCCTAATGGTTTCAGTGCAAGGAATAGGCCTTGTTTGTGCTCAACTCTATGGGCAGTGGATCGTCCTTTCCAATGCTAGGAATAGGTCATGTTTGTACTGAAGACAGTGGCCAGTATCTGCCATTATTCCTTCCTTATGTGGAGATTCTGTCAGTcttgtttttaattattaaagagCATGTAATACGTTAGCTGTACCTGCTATTCTTCCATGGAGATTCTGTTGGTTTTTATTTCTAGAGCATGTTCACACCTGTCTGATCATTAACTGTGGTTACTTACACCGGGTCTAATCACAATTAGCATAACCCCATCCAAATACCAGCTGGATGTACAGTCAGAATGGCTTTCATGTTCTTAGGGTTAGTGGTGACTATGAACATAAACAAGCAATGTCACCCATTTTTACGATAGTCTTTGTCTTTTCCAAGTCTCTTCTCTGTTGCAGTTCTTTTTATGAACCGGTTATATGAAAACTCTTGGGTAAGGCCAGATGAGATAGGGAATGACCTGTTAGTCTCTATGTATGAaggtcatgtgtgtgtgtgtgtgtgtgtgtgtgtgtgtgtgtgtgtgtgtgtgtgtgtgtgcgtgcatgcatgcgtgtgtgtgtgtgtgtgtgtgtgtatgtgtgtgtgtgtgtgattgttacTAATAGCAATGCATTAGAGAGTCACACGGTGTTACTCTACTAGGACATCCTAATCATGAGAAAGTCACTAATTCTAGGGGTACAACTCTGCTTGTTTTTTAACGATGTCAAGGAACTGTTTAGCATGAACACACTCTCATTCAACTTGTAGTGAGTTGTGAATGCTATTTGGCAATCACAAAACATGCAGTACAGACACTTAGCATTTGGTTCCTTTGGTACTAACATGCCCACATACTCCCTTCTCAGTTTTACAGCAGCATAACACGAACTTGTtttggtgtttgtctgttttgcaatTTTCAAGACAGGCTATGCCAGCCTATCTAGTCACTTCTGTTGTGGCCTATTGTGTGTCTATGACCCCTTCAAAACTCATTTAATGACGCATGCAAAAAAATATTAATGTTATGTTGCCTCATTGGGCAGCAGAAGGGTTTCAATTTGTAATTGGGTTTAAGTAGTTGTGGTGTTTATAGCAGTTGACGTGTgaaacaataattgtgttgGTGGCAATACCAGTTGTCTCTACTTTTCATAGACGCTGTCATGATAAGGTAATTGCTATACTGGCAATTACAGGAATCAACTTTAATGTAAGACGTGTACTACGCACTTGTCATGTGCACAGCTTGTGACAGTGACATCGCCAGACATTTGCTGCGTACTTCCATGTTTATCAGTAAGTAGGTAACAAGTTTTGTTTTCTACTGATGAGCTCTTGTGCTTCTTCCCTATAGCAAGATAGGGCTGTCTAGTGTAGATCAAACTGGAAGTTAAGTGTGTCCACAAAAACAGGCttcgtgtctgtgtgtagatACACTAAGTGCATTCGTAGCATATTTTCATACCATATGCGTGTAGGTCTGTAGTCATTTTGCCAAAGATAAGATGGATAGTTAGGGTACAGGAAAATGAATTATAATATCCAGAGAGTGATGGGTGTTGCTATTGCTTCAGAGAGATATTACGACATATTTTGGTATTGTGTTGCATTACTGGTGGCTTCGGTATCATGTCTATGCCTTATTGACCATTAATGAATGCATGTGAAAGGAAGATAGTCTGATTGTTGCTTTTTGCCTTTGTGTCTACCTCAGTTTTTGCTTACATGCAATGCTTACTTGAGTTTGGCTTTGCATATTTGCTTAGCCTTTAGCCCAACTCATTGTTCGGATTAATGTCATATTGAAATGAACTCTGGATTATAGCACGTTTACTCGTTTCAAAAATCATCTCTTCGACGATATGACGCATTGTCATTGGACGTTAGTTTGTAGCAGTAGCTTATGATATTGTATAAACGTGTACAAGTCAAACTTTAGTCGTATCAAGCATGATCCCTGCATGTGGATACAGTGGTATGTTACCAGCAAGTGATGAAAAATCATTGCATGAAATCATTTTTACTATGAGCAGTAGACTAATGAGTGAATGGTTCTGGCAAACTTATTTCAGAAAACATACAGTAACTACAGAGGGGCCACTTGATCTGACACTATTGAAAGGTTTCTCATTATGTAACATGCGACTCAAGCTGATAGTTTATCTAGATAGCTGAAGTTCTAGGGTGGTCTGCAAAACAAATGTTTAATGAGGCAATAGTTGAAGTTACTGACTATTGACATTTTATTCTCTGTACAGTGAATATGTAAATAGTGCAACATGCTACTATCTATAGACATATAGTCTGTTGTAAACAATTCGGCAgcttgtctgtgtatgtagtACATTGCTATGGCTGTTGGCAAGTACACGTGTACTGCACTTGTACTGGAGCTTCCATCACTTGCATCTGTACTTAGTGATTCCCCTTATGTAGCATTTGTTGCATTCGACGTGCAACTGCGGCCACCAGACGAGCCGACAGTCGCACCCATACGGCTCGTCGGCCAAATACTTCTCGTAGCCGCTCTGACAGCACAAGCGGGTACAATCGTTCTCCTCACTCTTATTGACACTGCACTCTCGACCGTGAACACCCAGTATCCCGTGTTGTAGATTCGGTTGGCACAAATCCCACGTCCCCTCGTTGTAGACGAGATCGCCGGACGTAATCGGTGTGTTCGCGTCCCAGCTCTTCAACTTGGTCTTTCTCGCGTTCATCTTGATTCGTACGGCCGTGTCGTATTTCGACCTCAAAACGCCGGCGACGTAGCTAAACGTTGCCAACTCCTTGTAGCAGACCTTGTGTAGGCACGACTTGAATCCGTAACAGTGACAGATAGTTCGTAGACTCTTCTGTACCGCCTGCATGTAAACCGACACGTGCAGTTAGTAGAGAATTAATAGCGAGAAAACGGAATGTTATGTACATACGAGTCGTCCAGCTTTATTGTTGTGTAGATTGACCATTTGTCTCTCGGTGTAGCCCCCGTTGTCCGTCTCTTGGGCAGCGTCGACAAATCGTTTGGCCAATTGTACGCCCTTGTCGACGTCGTACGAGCACGAGCCCCACTCGACCGACCGGTTGGGCCACGGTTCGAGTTTGTGTCTCGGCACGCAGCCGCACGTCAGACTCATGGATCCGTCCGCACACGCGTGCGTCAACGAGTAGGCAACTCCTGCAGAGCTGATGGCATACAAATAGGCCGCTTCTGGTGTGCCTAGAAGAGAGTCGTACATGTTTAATTATTGATAATGATGGCGTAGAAGTGAAAGCCGCAACGAGGTCTGAAGCACCGTTGTGGGACCGCAGAATATTTTAGTGTCATGTTACTTGATGACCGTACAATTTGTGCTAGGATGACGTTTGGTGTCTATCtttagtacacacacacacacacacacacacacacacacacacacacacacacacacacacacacacacacacacacacacacacacacacacacacacacacacacacacacacacacacacacacacacacacacacacacacacacagcgaccaCAGACGGTGTGCCTGTTCTGTTGCATAGTCATTGCCTTACTCGTGTGCATATAAATTACTCTTGGTGTTCTAAGGTCAACATATGCATGCAGGAAAACTAACATTTAGTGACTGCAGTTCTCACCGAAATGGGCGATGTTGCCGAACGGACGCTCTTGGCTGCGCGGTGCCGTGCAGTTCCAGCGGTCGtttttgaattgtttgtgGCAGTGATGCTGTGCTGCGATGATGCCTTGACCGATGGCGACCATCATGCTTTTCTCTCCTTTCTCGCATATCGACTTCTGTTTTCTCGTCATCATGACGTCTTTGCATGTCAGGGGTACGTCTGCGTCAGTGTTAGGGTTAGAATTGTCGATCTCGTCGTCTGTTGTGTCCAATTCGAGGACACGATCACCTAGTTGCCTGGTACACAGAGCAGAGGTATTGTAAACATGGAGTTTAGATGGTATGGTCACGGTCACTGATCTCGAGACATTAAAATAGATCTAGTGAAGTTCGTGCTGTGCAACCTCCACTTAAGGCCATGCAAGTACAATGTAGCATGTATACACACagacgtgcacacacacacacacacacacacacacacacacacacacacacacacacacacacacacacacacacacacacgaggaCAATCtcgtgcacatgcacagtaCCAACTGAGACGTACCACCAGGAACAGTTTGTTTGCAGAACGAGCACGCAGAGGCAGAGAAAGAGACGCAGCAGACAAAGTCGTACCATCCCGATCGCGTTACGAAAGAAGACTGAGTGACGAATATGATACCGCGCCCTATTAATCAAGTGGGATGTCCCCTCGTGACCACTAGAGGTCGAACCAGAGGCTGCATTGCATACATTGACGATCACAATGTCGTAATTCCATCATACATTAATGTCTAACAATGTCAAGTTGTTAACTGAGGGAAGAGACAGACACTCGAATTCAATACTAACCGGTAAACAGAAGAATGAACCGGTCGTGTTCCTACCCCGTGAAGCAGTTGATACACACAACTACACCAACAACATTCCAACTCGACAAGGCCTCGGGTTACAAATACTTGACTAATGTTGTTTAGCATAGacgtcaacaacaacaacagattcCATGTGGTCGATTCGTTTGAAATTTAAATCTGGCTGCCATTGGATCATCCAAGTAGCGGTGGTTACCACCAGTGTACTTCCCGTCGATTTATACGCGATACCGCCAGACATATAACCGTCTATCTCTTACTCCCTTGCCGGTCTCTTCAATTTTCAACGACCAACGTGGATTTCTCTCATTTCTATCTTACTGGTTTATTCATGATGCACCGGAAGGTGATACCTGATGCCAGTAAAGTGTTGTGTGTAGTGTATCTAGCGTGCCAACGGCTGCACGTCACTACTTGCCAATCGATACCAGTTAACAATAACTGTCTGGGTTTTTCAAGTACGCAAATCAGGCGCTTACTCGAGATTAGAAATCGTATACTTGTTGTACGGTCGAGCAGCAGTGCGTAAATTGATTTCCTACTGTTGCTTATTATCAGACGCACTAGACTGCTCGACTAACAATTATTGTAATCAATGACAGAACCCGTCGGCCAATATTCGATTTTTAAGACTATTGACTGGATTAGGCAAAATTTGATCTTATTATAGTGAATGCCATTGGAAGTATGTCCTAGTGCGTAGGATTGATCATAGATAGCTCGAAATCAAGTTGACCTTTTGTTTGGAAGTCGCGTCCCTTCCGGTTACCGTTTTTGCTGACATTGCACGGCCAAACAGGACCGGTTGCGATGGACGTCTGTCGCGTTATAACAGGAAAAATTATGCGTAATTGTGCGTGATGCAGGCAAATTCGTTGAGATAGGTGGCAGGCACATGTTGAGTTAGCCTAATCTGATTGCACATGTTTGACGCAGGAGAGGAGGACAACAGTGTGTTTGGCTAGCAAGCAATGTAGTTTGTCAAAAAGCAAAGAATGTAACAAAATTTCGTTGCGTTTGTTGATACGTTTTTGCTTGAAACGAGCCGTCTAACGTGTGGATGCGATTGGCAGCTAGTGAGGCCACAAAGTGAAACGTTTATTGCATCTAGTTGTAGCATGGTTTCACTATTGAGATTATGGAGGCACTGGCtagagtttaattaattaacattcaaCATTTTTTATCATACTTATAAAGTAAATCCCTCCAGCTGTTTCAACATTGCGGTCGCTTGAATTGAACCAATGGTTACTGCTGAGGTTTCTTATATTCCTTCCATATTTAATCGGATAGTAATTTGAGATATTGGCAACGAAATGCGAACTACTGCGTTATTGACTTTCCGCGCCTACTGACGAGATGTCACTACAGGGTGCAGACACCAGTAGAGCTGTGTGACAAACGCCGCCTGTGATAATGGCGTGACCGTGCCGTGACGAGACCTAGATAATTGGACGACCGGTGACATGCATATTCGCACTTTTTCCTGCATGTGTCGTAGTGCGTTTGAGGCAATGGAAGTGGCAAGACGGACTCTGGCCAAGAGACATCGTTAGCATTCGAATTTCCCTCGCTGAATGCGGCAAATCAAGTTCGTGACGCTGGAATATCGCGCACGGCAACATCTACTACGTATAGTGTTAGCTAATTTTTAATAGTGAAATTGTAATTAGTCGCCTTTGATATTTAATTGTTGTAACATGGGTGTAGGGATATTGGCTTGTTATTTATAAGACCCGAAGCCGTGAGCGCTTAGCACTGGCTAACTGAGGTCCTACAACACGCCAACATCCCGACCCACTTATGGTAATAATTGATT
This window contains:
- the LOC134192377 gene encoding protein Wnt-5-like, with protein sequence MVRLCLLRLFLCLCVLVLQTNCSWWQLGDRVLELDTTDDEIDNSNPNTDADVPLTCKDVMMTRKQKSICEKGEKSMMVAIGQGIIAAQHHCHKQFKNDRWNCTAPRSQERPFGNIAHFGTPEAAYLYAISSAGVAYSLTHACADGSMSLTCGCVPRHKLEPWPNRSVEWGSCSYDVDKGVQLAKRFVDAAQETDNGGYTERQMVNLHNNKAGRLAVQKSLRTICHCYGFKSCLHKVCYKELATFSYVAGVLRSKYDTAVRIKMNARKTKLKSWDANTPITSGDLVYNEGTWDLCQPNLQHGILGVHGRECSVNKSEENDCTRLCCQSGYEKYLADEPYGCDCRLVWWPQLHVECNKCYIRGITKYRCK